The Pagrus major chromosome 10, Pma_NU_1.0 genome contains a region encoding:
- the LOC141003682 gene encoding heterogeneous nuclear ribonucleoproteins C1/C2 isoform X2, protein MDWSSSSDSSLMASSNVTNKTDPRSLNSRVFIGNLNTLLVTKADVEAIFSKYGKVVGCSVHKGYAFVQYSNERNARAAVAGEDGRMIVGQVLDINLAGEPKPHRSKTVKRSAGDMYSSSLDLDYDFQRDYYDRMYSYQSRVPPPPPPLSRAVIPSKRPRVSLSGGGSRRTKTSFSSSKSSQRSSRTMKVDDLQTIKRELTQIKHKVDYLLESLERMEKDHSKKSEMKSKPEPGELSSLNSSTSSKKDDSLKRDRESQELNDSEDEGDLLEDDDEMKSRGREEDEEEEEEGEQEEGEDDGDSANGDDS, encoded by the exons ATGGA TTGGTCGTCGTCCTCCGACTCCAGCCTGATGGCCAGCAGCAACGTGACCAACAAGACCGACCCTCGCTCCCTCAACTCCCGCGTCTTCATCGGCAACCTCAACACCCTGCTGGTCACCAAGGCCGACGTGGAGGCCATCTTCTCCAAGTACGGCAAGGTCGTCGGCTGCTCCGTCCACAAGGGCTACGCCTTCGTCCAGTACTCCAATGAGAGGAACGCCCGGGCCGCCGTGGCCGGCGAGGACGGACGCATGATCGTGGGACAGGTGCTAG ACATCAACCTGGCAGGCGAGCCGAAACCTCACAGATCGAAGACAGTGAAGCGTTCTGCGGGAGACATGTACAG TTCATCTCTTGACTTGGACTATGATTTTCAAAGAGATTACTACGATAG GATGTACTCCTACCAGTCCCGggtgcctcctcctcctcctccactgtcccGTGCTGTCATCCCCTCGAAGCGTCCGAGGGTCAGTCTGAGCGGCGGAGGGAGCCGACGAACCAAaaccagcttctcctcctccaagAGCAGCCAGAGGTCCTCCCGTACGA TGAAGGTGGACGACCTGCAGACCATCAAGAGAGAGCTCACGCAGATCAAACACAAGGTGGACTACCTGCTGGAGAGCCTGGAGCGCATGGAGAAGGACCACAGTAAGAAGTCAG AGATGAAGAGCAAACCAGAACCAGGCGAGTTGTCCTCCCTcaactcctccacctccagcaaGAAGGATGACAGCCTGAAGCGGGACAGAGAGAGCCAGGAGCTGAACGACTCCGAGGACGAGGGAGATCTGCTGGAGGACGATGACGAG ATgaaaagcagagggagagaggaggacgaggaggaggaggaggaaggcgagcaggaggaaggagaagacgACGGCGATAGCGCCAACGGAGACGACTCCTAA
- the LOC141003682 gene encoding heterogeneous nuclear ribonucleoproteins C1/C2 isoform X1 produces MSPHSHRLIALRRPSSLQQTHTGRQTSTEPSTDTMDWSSSSDSSLMASSNVTNKTDPRSLNSRVFIGNLNTLLVTKADVEAIFSKYGKVVGCSVHKGYAFVQYSNERNARAAVAGEDGRMIVGQVLDINLAGEPKPHRSKTVKRSAGDMYSSSLDLDYDFQRDYYDRMYSYQSRVPPPPPPLSRAVIPSKRPRVSLSGGGSRRTKTSFSSSKSSQRSSRTMKVDDLQTIKRELTQIKHKVDYLLESLERMEKDHSKKSEMKSKPEPGELSSLNSSTSSKKDDSLKRDRESQELNDSEDEGDLLEDDDEMKSRGREEDEEEEEEGEQEEGEDDGDSANGDDS; encoded by the exons ATGTCTCCACACAGTCACCGACTCATAGCTCTCCGACGACCCTCTTCTCTccaacagactcacacaggcaggcagaccTCCACCGAGCCGAGTACAGACACAATGGA TTGGTCGTCGTCCTCCGACTCCAGCCTGATGGCCAGCAGCAACGTGACCAACAAGACCGACCCTCGCTCCCTCAACTCCCGCGTCTTCATCGGCAACCTCAACACCCTGCTGGTCACCAAGGCCGACGTGGAGGCCATCTTCTCCAAGTACGGCAAGGTCGTCGGCTGCTCCGTCCACAAGGGCTACGCCTTCGTCCAGTACTCCAATGAGAGGAACGCCCGGGCCGCCGTGGCCGGCGAGGACGGACGCATGATCGTGGGACAGGTGCTAG ACATCAACCTGGCAGGCGAGCCGAAACCTCACAGATCGAAGACAGTGAAGCGTTCTGCGGGAGACATGTACAG TTCATCTCTTGACTTGGACTATGATTTTCAAAGAGATTACTACGATAG GATGTACTCCTACCAGTCCCGggtgcctcctcctcctcctccactgtcccGTGCTGTCATCCCCTCGAAGCGTCCGAGGGTCAGTCTGAGCGGCGGAGGGAGCCGACGAACCAAaaccagcttctcctcctccaagAGCAGCCAGAGGTCCTCCCGTACGA TGAAGGTGGACGACCTGCAGACCATCAAGAGAGAGCTCACGCAGATCAAACACAAGGTGGACTACCTGCTGGAGAGCCTGGAGCGCATGGAGAAGGACCACAGTAAGAAGTCAG AGATGAAGAGCAAACCAGAACCAGGCGAGTTGTCCTCCCTcaactcctccacctccagcaaGAAGGATGACAGCCTGAAGCGGGACAGAGAGAGCCAGGAGCTGAACGACTCCGAGGACGAGGGAGATCTGCTGGAGGACGATGACGAG ATgaaaagcagagggagagaggaggacgaggaggaggaggaggaaggcgagcaggaggaaggagaagacgACGGCGATAGCGCCAACGGAGACGACTCCTAA
- the LOC141003682 gene encoding heterogeneous nuclear ribonucleoproteins C1/C2 isoform X3 has protein sequence MASSNVTNKTDPRSLNSRVFIGNLNTLLVTKADVEAIFSKYGKVVGCSVHKGYAFVQYSNERNARAAVAGEDGRMIVGQVLDINLAGEPKPHRSKTVKRSAGDMYSSSLDLDYDFQRDYYDRMYSYQSRVPPPPPPLSRAVIPSKRPRVSLSGGGSRRTKTSFSSSKSSQRSSRTMKVDDLQTIKRELTQIKHKVDYLLESLERMEKDHSKKSEMKSKPEPGELSSLNSSTSSKKDDSLKRDRESQELNDSEDEGDLLEDDDEMKSRGREEDEEEEEEGEQEEGEDDGDSANGDDS, from the exons ATGGCCAGCAGCAACGTGACCAACAAGACCGACCCTCGCTCCCTCAACTCCCGCGTCTTCATCGGCAACCTCAACACCCTGCTGGTCACCAAGGCCGACGTGGAGGCCATCTTCTCCAAGTACGGCAAGGTCGTCGGCTGCTCCGTCCACAAGGGCTACGCCTTCGTCCAGTACTCCAATGAGAGGAACGCCCGGGCCGCCGTGGCCGGCGAGGACGGACGCATGATCGTGGGACAGGTGCTAG ACATCAACCTGGCAGGCGAGCCGAAACCTCACAGATCGAAGACAGTGAAGCGTTCTGCGGGAGACATGTACAG TTCATCTCTTGACTTGGACTATGATTTTCAAAGAGATTACTACGATAG GATGTACTCCTACCAGTCCCGggtgcctcctcctcctcctccactgtcccGTGCTGTCATCCCCTCGAAGCGTCCGAGGGTCAGTCTGAGCGGCGGAGGGAGCCGACGAACCAAaaccagcttctcctcctccaagAGCAGCCAGAGGTCCTCCCGTACGA TGAAGGTGGACGACCTGCAGACCATCAAGAGAGAGCTCACGCAGATCAAACACAAGGTGGACTACCTGCTGGAGAGCCTGGAGCGCATGGAGAAGGACCACAGTAAGAAGTCAG AGATGAAGAGCAAACCAGAACCAGGCGAGTTGTCCTCCCTcaactcctccacctccagcaaGAAGGATGACAGCCTGAAGCGGGACAGAGAGAGCCAGGAGCTGAACGACTCCGAGGACGAGGGAGATCTGCTGGAGGACGATGACGAG ATgaaaagcagagggagagaggaggacgaggaggaggaggaggaaggcgagcaggaggaaggagaagacgACGGCGATAGCGCCAACGGAGACGACTCCTAA